A region of the Bombyx mori chromosome 22, ASM3026992v2 genome:
ATTTATAAGCATGGCGTGCCACGACCCACAACAGAATTCGTGATGTGAGATTTTCAACCTTCATAAACTTTATTGACGGGGGAAATATCAAGAGTCTCGTAAACGCTTCGGCAATACGaatcataaatttattttcggTAAAACGATTGTCCGTTGTGGCACCCGCATGTTATCCGGATCGAATATGTTAATGGAATTTGAATGCATGTTAATCTATCTGTATTGTACGAATAGTTAATAAACATTTTGGTAAATCAATACCGAacgaatattgttttatttaattaataatctcctatataaaaacaaaatataattatagaaaACGGTACACAGATTATTGGTCGAATCGATTTGAATATTGGATAGCGTTTTAATTTGAAGACCTTTCTCAAGGATACGAAGCGGGATCCATGCCGGTGTTGAGGCTGTAGTTGCGGTACATGCCGGCGGCAGCAAGACGGTTTGTGAACCTCTGACCAGCGGGAAAAAATACAGAAGACACCGAATGTATACCTGAAATAtttagtaaaaatgaaactcgtaAATACACGAGAACGTTAGATTTTCATTTCCTCTATATTAACTCAtacacttaaaacaaaaaaaaatattatatatttgaaaaataatagatTTCAAAAcgaactatttaaaaatatatattaaaaaacacaattcaattgtatatttatgtttcaaaggtatattaagtatgttttatatgcttttaaattgtttattcttatttatatgtaaagaagcaaagttattattatatcacattatgtatttgtgtatatatatatcactggattggtacaccgtgcgtaattattttccaaatgattcttgtccacctgaagGTTGTcaggaagagatcgctcttatcGATAAGACcgtcaattgtacttttttttgtatttaatgtatcgcagtgtttttttttttgtacaataaataatactttttctTTCTCACACacatacatctatatatataaaaatgaattgctgttcgttagtctcgctaaaactcaagaacggctagaccgatttggctaattttggtcttgaatgatttgtggaagtccagagatggtttaaaaggtaaataaatatgaaaatgatcggaattaaataaaaataacaattgtctttttcctttgatttgtcccccgtaggacggattcctttcgtttgttttaagtttattttatacaaaattttaggtcttttgtttatcgattgaggcactacgaagtctgccgggtcagctagtcaactATAAAAATTACAGCCGTAGCTTTTCATCATATCTCTCAATCGTTATCAGTCATTTgcaattaaaaagataaaatataatctcagatcAATATAAATGAAAGGTGAATTTgaggaacgatacttcgataagactatgcgtcatgataatcgccttatcgttgccgccgctgactactcctcgaatcctgatcacacaggagccagtcaccgtcgacaccctagacacgtccttacggatccatcagatccaataacctttgcattagatgccttcagctctaacactaggagcagacttagagaccccggtaaccgtactcgtggaactcaacaaagagttcgacatgcaacctaacccatgcattagctcactgagtttctcgccggatcttctcagcgggttgcgattcctatccggtagtagattaattcgcgaagaaGCTCCTCTTCgtcgatgacacggctatctaatACTCGTGTAGGTAAGTCGCTATTGTGGACTCCGAGCCcacattaaaacggtacgcgaccgtgccgccgtTATATTAGGAGGTACCTATCCCATGATTCGTAAGCGAAGTAAATTTTCTCTTCGTAATAAGgtaacactttacaaaacttgcatacgccccgtcatgacctatgcatgTGTAGTGTTCGCtgacgcggcccgcactaacttgaaaccccttcaagtcattcaatcccgtttttgcagaatAGTcatcggagcaccatggttcctaagaAACGTGAATCCCCAttatgacctggagcttgactcaatcagtaaatatttacattcggcatcattgcgccactttgagaaggcgacaCGACACGAAAACCATCTTGACGTGGTCgccgggaattacatacccgatcctgtagaccaaatgctaaacagtcgacgtcgccctaatcatgtcattacggatcctcctgatcctttaacggtgcttttaagtacctcaagcaccggtcaccgtattcaccgagcccgtcgcttgcgacgaagggttcgtcgagtaaattaacctatagacacaatgagttatcgccggatcttctcagtgggtcgcgtttccgatccggtgctagattctgcactgctctttctagggccagtgtcagcaacgcatccggtttaagccccgtgagctcacctacacgtcaaggcgaagctgaagtagcctctcaaggctatcagaataggtaggagaacAAAAAAGCTgatcttgagctgttaggtctcctttggggGCGCTCGGGCATCTGAtagcaaatcccaaccctcttggctgagcctttgctcgcccacctgaaactggaaactggaaaggcctccaggccccagtaatccttcaatcataaaaaaatatttttcctataatttattatctaaatagtttcagtaaaacaaaattgattgaGCTACCATAAATTTTACGctttattcacaataaaaacaGTAACTTAACATTAATTAATCTTAATTAAAGGGCAATATTCCATTAATTTTTGTTCTATCTCTActcaattaaaaactaaaacaaaataaactacCTTAATAGTgctcaattaaaacaaattgtatataaattaattacattctctgagtatatataataaaagttCTGCTATGATGACAGAAATAATATATGTTTGAAAACAAACTAAAGTTTCTTAACTGTAAATGTGTAAACATAATACTATGATTTGAAATCTTCTGAAGGCAACGAAGATCGTAGTcaaatttttttccaataaatttTACGTTTCAGTTGTATGAATCTCTTCCCCGAAAGCAAATTCAAACATTTCAAACCTTCGtctactatatactatatatgaACTTAAATCTAAAGTTAacgataaagaaataatatttaacaaagTGCCTTAAAGTAGATGCCACACGCGCGAATTCTttactgattaaaaaaaaaccttattatttcaatgaaaaCTGATCGAGTACAGTATTCAAGGAATAATTACGATACATTCCGGATTGAGCCAAATGGTTCGAAAACTGTTGGTTCTTCGGGAAATACACTGTCGGAACGGAATGCCAAcctaaaataattgtaaaaattaaacggctatgaaaaaaagaaattaaaaaacgcCATTCACACTTATTATCAGTTTAAGTTCATTTCATGACCCTCAATTCATTACTTATCATTAGATATTGTTAATTACTCcaatatcattatttattttaaaacaacagGTTCTTACCTATTGTTTGCGGTTCGCCCGGTGTATTGATATCGAGTTATATGATAATGCCGGGATTCAAATCCTGTGACGGGCACCAATTTACCTAAGTAAATCCGGACTATACGTGCTTTCGAAAAGCAAACTCCACGGTGTATGGAataaagtcgtgtaataaaaatcaaacccgcaaacttACTAAATTTGGCAGAGAGCAGATTGTGAGCGAGAGCTCATTGAGTGAGAACGGCTGGGCATCGTTATCCTGTCTTTGTTTGTTACGAACAAGCGatgtgttccagtttgaagggtggacagTCTTCATACATTACGATTGTACCGGtcagcgaattaacccacagacacagcccactgagtttctcgctggatcttctcagtgggtcgcgtttccgatccggtggtagattctgcgaagcactgctcttgctaggatcagtgttggcaactctccggtttgagccccgtgagctcacctataaacgttagggcgaagctgaaatagcctctcaaggctatcagcagaggtaggaaaaaaaaacgattgagACTATGACTTTAACACAAGGTGGATTGTGTTAACCAGCTGTGGTGCTTACGAAAATCGCATACCACATTCTTGTAAACATCAATTTATATCGATTAAAATTGTCACTATTCGAACAATACCTGGTGGATACCATCCGTATTCGCTTGCCGAAGTTCTGTAGAACGGATGCTCCTTACTCACTTGACAGCCATAACCATTGAACCAGTCTAAAACAGAAATATAATTTAGCGGAATCTGCGTCACGGTCAAGTTTAAAAATTTGTACGAAAATCATTAAATTCTATCAAGtgatcaaaatatatttaagagaTATTATAAAGAAACAAACTTTTACCCGCAACTTAGTCCGCatgaaatagttactttgggataacgctaaattttacccgcgacttcatttacgtagaaggtgaaaCTATTTTTGAATACTAGAATGCTAAAGAGCTacttaaggtaccaaaatcacgctttttaaccgacttcaaaagaagaggctatcaattcgaccaccattttttatctatgtatgttcaccgatttctcgagaatgtttgaaccgattctgatctttctttttttttgttcgatagggtagacttcccgaatggtcctgtaatcatcaggATCAGGATCTGATGATGGGATTCTGGAGAAATCGagaaaaatctacaattttcaaagcctatcttgaagtaaTTTGGGTGTTTCTTATTATTCTTCTTATTCTGTGCCGCAGTGCACCGGCCAGCCGGCGCCTTGTACATCATTATTacgcgcttgatcattattttgctgcgatgttattttaaaactgcgatatctTCTAAGATACTCAGTGAAATCAAAAGATGTAAAgagtttcttttaaattaaatacttgtaatgaataacatatttatttggataaggattaatatcatttttataaaaacaccttcacaaataatgttttattttagaataaatttgattagcataaaaaaggttataaTAGTGAAccaaccttaaaatatagacaGATGCTGTTGCGGACaattttttagaacttttaaaacggaacaattctgtcatacattattttagcgaatcTTTACCGTTTCCGCAACGTACGCAGCGCAATCTcccaaaaggaaaaaaaacgattttgaattCTTTATTAGTGCTATATACAAAAGATTCTTTATTAGTACTCCGTTCGTATTGATCTTAGCGCCATGttatatatagcctatagctttcctcaataaatggactatctaacacttaatgaatttttcaaatccgaccactagtagttcctgagattagcgcgttcaaccaaacaaacaaactcttcagctttttaatattagtatagatttacgcTTATTAATTATTAGAGCCGTAACAGCCTTCggaaaatagttttttatttaaagacttTCTTTCAACTTAGATATTCAGGTAAATGTTTCAAGTAATTATTAAACAACGTTCTTTTTCGGTGTTTTTTCGTATCTCGATGTATTTTGTGTTATCGATTTTTCGCGCCCGCATGTTCTGGTGCCAAGATCAATGACAtcgttttcataattaaaactacttttacagcgtcttttactgtcattaaattaattccGATGTTTCGAATACAGTTTCCGTGATCCACGTGAACACGATATGTGACCGCGATAACTGTAACGTATTGTAAACTGAAGAAAATgctattgtttttatattttgttggatgttacaaaattaagtaaggtctttttttctatttaaatatataaatatagccAATCGTTTGTTCAAAGccaaacaaatataattagtCCTTTTCAACTTGTTTTCAACTTTAAGTACAAAGAGAATCTGACGATAAAGTCTTTGTTCCAATAATTTAATGTGTTTGAGGTGACCTTTGAATGTTCTTCAAACGCtgaattttgtttaaaacttttattaaattagataactgaatttagtaaatttaaaattggatATTAAAAACGTAATAAGCCATACTTTTCATTCACAAagactaggttttttttattgcccttgtaggcagacgagcatacggcccacctgatggtgagtggttaccgtcgcccatggacttcagcaatgccaggggcagagccaagccgctgcctgtccGCTAAACCGCTACCGGTCAGTGACATACCCTTGATCTTATTCGTAACGAAATTGACTTGCTCTTTTGGAGCCCTTAattggaattattattatttttagaggTTTTACGCTTAAAGTCAACGTAATTCAGTAAAGCTACTATTATATCGACACATGGAAGGAATAACTTGTAACTCATATTTAGCTAAAACTGAgttacaatgttattccttccacCTGTCGATATATCCTTTTCaagttattgttattttatttaattatctcactTTGTATACGATTCGCGtttcttaaatatatatattataaacttACGTGGATGCTCGAATCTCTTCGGCAGATTACACGTGATAAACAGGTCTGATGTTTTAAGATCGggttttttaatttcttcttgTAATTTTGAGCGGTTCACACAGGTCGCCGAACAAAACCCTGGTTGCATTTCTTGTGCTCCGTTGactgtattatttatttcttgattTCCACTCATTTTAGTTGAACGTACCGCTAACAATGTGAGACAACAAATATTTCACCAAAGTTCCAATAAATGAACAGAAGAAGagccaaaaattaaataaaaatgttaattccTGTAATGTGCCTAATGTAAAACTAAAAGGTTGTAGAAAATATGTTCTTGGCTCTATCTAAAAAGATTTGACTTTGTTTGTTTCCTTGGAAACTGAAATGAGTCGTAGATAATATCGATAATAAACAGTGAAACACACCTACGACCTACTTTTCGCTTGTAAATGATTAAAGAGACCAAAAACAATAActgaaagatatttttttaaaccctAAACGAAAATCTATACGATCTAAGCTTCTGTAGACTTGGTTATGTCACTAGTTTCGTTGCTAAAATTAAGTTCAGATTTTTAGGAAACCAATGCTTTCTTGGAAATGtagagtttattttaaaaaaatttactcattatttttgtacaaatttttgtacgatttgtgacaacacacataAGACAAATTTGagtgaaatttgaaatttttttatcaaaatttgatttttatatagCCTCTCAAATTTATTTCGTGTATAAGCCTAGAGATTTTGGACTAAGCAACTTTAATAGTTGAGGGTAAGAGGATAAAGTTTCGAAATCTATACAAAAAGTCTTCGGCAGTGAACCAGTTATGGCTGATTGATGTTATGTATCGACTCAGAGTCAATCGTTATGCTCAAATCGCAGTGTAAAAAAGCTATGCCATTAATATTCAGAAATGAATTTCagctaaatttattaataatcttaAATCTGCATGTAATAACTGACAGTTGTAATTTTAAGACTTATTTAATTAACAGCCGTATCGtatttaaatagagttttaggTGTTAAGTTAAAATTTCGGTAGGTAGAGGTAGTAAGATGAAGTGATATAAAgagaaaaaaacatatattggCTTCTCAATAGTAACCATCATCTTCTTCTCAATCAATTATCttcaaaatagaaaatattcacTTTGTATTATCAACTATAATCTTCGAGCATTACGAATAAGTCTCCACTTAGCTATCTAGAGAAAAATATGGAGAGTAGGATACTAAATTCGATAGTATTGCTCAGTAAGCATTGCTAAGGTCTAAGAATGTTGGTTAGTACAGATATTGACCGTTTTCAATGCCCGTAAAACTGAACAAAAAAGGTTTTGAATCAATTTTCAGTATGATGTTTCATTTTGCCAATATTTCGCTATCGGTAGTGGGCTTTGTAAAACTAGTATATTTACCGCAAACAAGGTGCTTAAATAATATGGGTTGAGTTTCGTAAAACTAGTATCTTTACGGCAAACGAAGTGTTCAAATACTAAGGGTTTGcacactttaaatttttttcggcATTGATGTGCAGATGAACTGTAAATACACTATGAACCTAAGTTAGAAGTACAAGCACATTTGTAGGCAAATATGCTACTTATGGCAATTTCCAGAATGGTATACAAAGTAAGGTGAAATCTACAGTAGTTAAGTTCTGTAgttcatattaaaataaccttATTACGTacgcaataaatattttttttaaaccataccTACCTAAACTATACCTAGCTTAACATATCTgtcgtaaaaaaattatataacatgTTTGTGACTTTTttgcatattaaataaatttaatttgagaaTGGAGCGGAAATATGGTCGATGGTGAACATGACACACGACCAGGTTAAGATCTTGTGTCTCAAGACGGATTGCGACCAAGGGTTAGTCGTTGAACAAGGTTTGCTGCAAATTGATTCGTTACGGTGATGTAAAGTCGTAGCAGCTCACAGAGCACCCTTTATCCATACTGGATCAGAATAAGGAAGCTAGTTAGATTTTAAAGGAAGGAAGTTAGATTTTAAAAGAAGATGTACTACTATTACCGGTGGATGGTGGGGGTATTAAATTACATGGGAAatgctctaaggaattgtttTACGATCACAATTACCGCCACCGGAGCCGAGTTCATACATACcacctggaaccgctgcgttcatcgacagtgcatttccagagatcttttctgcgATATACCATCCGAATCTGGAATTAAccctcctccacggtgttttccgttaagacatgcccttcttcaaacgaagcttccGGAGTACTCAGTGGTAGGCtgcgacttggctgtgctcctggcattactgaattccatgagccacggtaaccaattatcatcaggtgggccatatgctcgtctggccATAAGGGTAATTAGGACTCTGCGACCtgaaatatcatttttatttatttattttttattgcttaggtgtgtggacgagctcacagcccacctggtgttaagtggtcactggagcccatagacgtctacaacgtaaatgcgccacacaccttgagatacagttctaagttctcagtatagtcacaacggctgccccacccttcaaaccgaaacgcattactgcttcacggaagaaataagcggggcggtgataccttttttttttatgattgaaggattaatggtggcccggaggcctttccagtttcaccaggacaggtgggcgagcaaaggctcagccaggaggggtgggatttgctaacagctacccgagcgcctccgaaggagacctaacagctcaagagcagctgcttcgcgaatgaatctactaccggatcggaatcgcgacccgctgagaagatccggcgagaaactcagcgagctgattcatgggttaggttgcacggcgaactctttgtcgagttcgacgagtacggttaccaggcttcccctctgaaatagcaccgcagtacttttcgctgggttgatgtctatgcgccattttcggaaccactgtcctagggctagggctgcgctctgaagcttcttcgcgattagggacttgtttctactggaatagtaacagtcgtgtcgtcggcgaataaagctaaatgggtcggcggcgaccggggaatatcgttaacgaataagctaaataggaggggtgagaggaaagagccttgcgggactccagctgtgagaggtcgtggagaggagcgggttccctcgactcgatatcaaAAAGAgcgttcgacaagaagtcccgtatgatgagcacgagactacccggcacgcccatgttgaatagtttgaaaatcaaaccgttgtgccagactttgtcgaacgcttttgcgatgtcgaagaagagagctcccgtgtataacggttttgatcgattaagccccacaagaatgtgctccgtgaggcggtgcacctgttgaacgcatgagtgatttgtacggaatccgaattgttcatcgatgagaatgctcttggatgagacgaagtctctgaggcgtttgtagagcagacgctcatacagtttgcctagagacatgaggaggctaatcgggcagtagcttatgtatgccgataacgtccgcttctttccacaccacgggaaagatacagttcgccatagcggcattgaaaatagatgccaacatcacgatgagttggacgggtagaagtttaataacgcggttggatataccgtcggaaccgggagccttgcgaggacgtaggtctttgatcaagtctttaacttccatcggggtgacgggtggtaacgcatccgagggtggcaacgagactctgcgttctacctcactgtctactaatttaacatgaacagggtccacggattgagtgctgggcgtgcactgggtttgcaatgtatcggccagcagctctgctttttcgtcatcatcaaacgccgcaaatcggcctgaggggcctacgagggggggcatagttactaccgtatccgatttgagagtacgagctaagcggtagtaagacctttgggagggcgcgagcccttctaagaaatcagaccatctggcatctcggagcggtggtacccacccgtgcggactcacaagaggtcctaccaccagtaattacgcaaattataattttgcgggtttgatttttattgcacgatgttattccttcaccgtggaagtcaatcgtgaacatttgttgagtacgtatttcattagaaaaattggtacccgccagcgggattcgaacaccggtgcatcgctcgatacgaatgcaccggacgtcttatcctttaggccacgacgactttaacgacgatttaattaaaactactgtcACCGACTTAAATCACTGCTATAgtctttgtttcattatttcAACAAAGTATGTAGTCAATAACTCGACGGTATAgtattttactaaataaataccAATATCAATACATCCTTACTTCATTGGGCATGCATACAAATGAATGTATTAGTCGTTATCATCGCTATCGGAACTGCCAACAGTGAACGAGTGGGAGACTATCGCAAGTCACCTCCTGCCGCGCCGAGCTCACCCATAACCATTgttcaaataaactaaataccaCACACTCCGAAAATAACGTATTCCGTCTAATAGTCTTTGAACAAGAAGTATCAATAAAATGCTTGATTCATTTTGATTACTTGTCAGTTATAATTCATTAAATCAGAGGTCATTGAATCTTagcattgtaaataataattttaaaatggaaACAATAAGTGTGAATCAACCGATAAATTTAAAAGTGGTACGATTTGAGTTGGATTTTAGCAAATTACTCCCAGAAGAGCCGATACGAGAGAAGAAAAGCAAGAAAATTCGTGTACCGAAACCCAAAAGTAGAAAACGATCCATTGTACCACCCCCACCAGCAATCAATTGCTCTCAGGTAGGTTGCATCTAacactaataaaaaattatagtttataaaatatgataaaacggccaaagttcaaataaaattattaaatgttttgatTATAATACTTAACATCCAATAAAACTGTTGTTCCAAGAAGGAACTTCTCCCATgctaaaaatgatttaaaaaaataaagatattttagtatagtataataatacaaCGTTTGATAGCATTAagtttttatcattaaaatatttaaatacttaaattttaattgttttttttttgcattatttgcggctgttttttagtaaataaaactttaaataaccTTTGGATATCATAAGTAAATTTAAAGCATTTAACGTTTTCTTTCATACTTTACCAAAATTCATCGGTTTTACTATGTGGACATTGTTGTGCAGAAACGAGATGTAAAGGAACTCGTGGAAGAATTACTTGAAGAACTTTACTCTGATCAACGAGACTGGAGCTGCCACAGTACTGTAGACTGCAGCCGCGGGTATGATTCGCTTCGCTATGATGATTTGTAATCCAAATgaaactatttataaataatgacAATATTAAAGCTTCAAATTCAAATCAGTTACAAAGTAGCTTGCTTACGAACTCAtcgttgaagtattggatgtaCTTATGTTGAACTATGTGACTATATCAGTGTTCAACCCGCCgacagataccaatttttctgatgaaatacgtacttaagacaTATTCACGAATCATTTCGATGATGAAAGAATACCATTGTGTTTTATAAAGCAAGcttgcaaaaattataatagccTAGTACTTGATACGTGGACCTATCGTCcagcttatttctgccacgaagcagtattTCCTTCTAATTTGAAAGGCGGGACAAACGTCATTTCAcattgagacttagacctcatgtctctaggtgggTTTCGCTACCTTCGCGTTATTACGTCTATGGACTTCCCTAAATATTTAACTCCAGGTATAATCGAGCTAGTTCATCCATCTATGGGAAAAATATAGTACATCGGTAGCAGTATTAATAAGTTCAGTGTGTTGAAAAAAGAATTGTTATTCCTTTAGATACGTATAAATTGATTTTCCGCTGTGTTTTAAACCTACAATACAAGTCAAACGTCCATAAGACAAAAGAAGTAGACATTTTAAGCTTGTAATGCCTTGTGGCTAATGCATCTAAATGCATGTAAAAAGTTGCCTTTAGTTTAAAAAGCAGACCTAAATatgatatgtacatatatgttatatacatattttgcgtgtatattttaaattcaacgaGACTTCAATCTAATCTAGTCCGAATTAATTTGAATCTTGATAATAtcatttatgaatattttaaagcaCTGTCATTAATTCTACTTTTGTGAAAACGTTTATTGTCTTAACAAATTTTACTAATGTACTGTTAGGTCTACTTCGGCGGCGTCCTTGACATCTTTGCAATCCAATTATGTAGAAACCGAAGCAATTGAAAGGAATTACTTGGAGTGCTTAGgtaaatgaatttttatttgaacatagcctaaaaatcatttttagagAGAATGTACTTGATTTTTATTTGCTTCCAAAATCGAAATTTCGAAATCTTATACGAGTCCTTACGTTTACATTAATATCAGATATCTCATTACACGTCAAATTTTGTTAATTAGATTTCATTTGTATCAAGGCTCAGAAGTTGACGaagcgagattaagccgtagtATGTGTTTCGTTTCAACCAAAGGCTACTCGTAGTCATCTAACTAGTCCACCATCAAAGAAATTTACATCGCTcatgtccttttttttatttattgcttagatgggtggacgagctcacagcccacacggtgttaagtggttactggagcccatagacatctacaacgtagacgcgccacccaccttgagatacaagttctaaagtctcagtatagttacaacggctgccccactcttcaagccgaaacgcattactg
Encoded here:
- the LOC101736203 gene encoding piercer of microtubule wall 1 protein isoform X1 is translated as MSGNQEINNTVNGAQEMQPGFCSATCVNRSKLQEEIKKPDLKTSDLFITCNLPKRFEHPHWFNGYGCQVSKEHPFYRTSASEYGWYPPGIHSVSSVFFPAGQRFTNRLAAAGMYRNYSLNTGMDPASYP
- the LOC101736203 gene encoding piercer of microtubule wall 1 protein isoform X2: MSGNQEINNTVNGAQEMQPGFCSATCVNRSKLQEEIKKPDLKTSDLFITCNLPKRFEHPHWFNGYGCQVSKEHPFYRTSASEYGWYPPGWHSVPTVYFPKNQQFSNHLAQSGMYRNYSLNTVLDQFSLK